In Lolium rigidum isolate FL_2022 unplaced genomic scaffold, APGP_CSIRO_Lrig_0.1 contig_68552_1, whole genome shotgun sequence, one DNA window encodes the following:
- the LOC124682131 gene encoding 14-3-3-like protein GF14-A: MAAAAGTREEMVYMAKLAEQAERYEEMVEFMEKVVAAAGTGELTVEERNLLSVAYKNVIGARRASWRIVSSIEQKEEGRGAAGHASAARSYRARVEAELSNICAGILRLLDERLVPAAVAVDAKVFYLKMKGDYHRYLAEFKSAAERKEAADSTLGAYQAAQDIAMKELPPTHPIRLGLALNFSVFYYEILNSPDRACSLAKQAFDEAIAELDSLGEDSYKDSTLIMQLLRDNLTLWTSDMQDDAGDEMRDASKPEDEN; encoded by the exons atggcggcggcagcgggaacCAGGGAGGAGATGGTGTACATGGCCAAGCTGGCGGAGCAGGCGGAGCGGTACGAGGAGATGGTGGAGTTCATGGAGAAGGTCGTGGCCGCCGCCGGGACCGGCGAGCTCACCGTCGAGGAGAGGAACCTGCTCTCCGTCGCCTACAAGAACGTCATCGGCGCCCGCCGCGCCTCCTGGCGCATCGTCTCCTCCATCGAACAGAAGGAGGAAGGCCGCGGCGCCGCGGGCCACGCCTCCGCGGCGCGCAGCTACCGCGCGCGCGTCGAGGCCGAGCTCTCCAACATCTGCGCCGGgatcctccgcctcctcgacgaGCGCCTCGTCCCCGCTGCCGTCGCCGTCGACGCCAAGGTCTTCTACCTCAAGATGAAGGGCGACTACCACCGCTACCTCGCCGAGTTCAAGTCCGCCGCCGAGCGCAAGGAAGCCGCCGACTCCACCCTCGGCGCCTACCAGGCCGCTCAG GACATAGCTATGAAGGAGCTGCCGCCGACCCATCCCATCAGGCTGGGCCTCGCGCTCAACTTCTCCGTCTTCTACTACGAGATCCTCAACTCGCCCGACCGCGCTTGCTCGCTCGCCAAGCAG GCCTTCGATGAAGCCATTGCCGAGCTGGATTCCCTTGGGGAAGATTCCTACAAGGATAGCACCCTGATCATGCAACTTCTccgtgacaacctcactttgtggaCCTCTGATATGCAG GATGATGCCGGGGATGAAATGAGGGATGCAAGCAAGCCTGAGGATGAGAACTAG